A window from Pseudomonas sp. MRSN 12121 encodes these proteins:
- a CDS encoding chemotaxis protein CheW — protein MAESQTAFELLLEIDRRCRLLAADLPSQETRQHGWSGIGFRLGERWYVAPMGEVSEVLHEPRYTQLPGVKPWVRGVANLRGRLLPVMDLCGFFGHELSALRKQRRVLVVEHKDIFAGLMVDEVAGMQHFAPSSLETTADGSEQGAITPYLRGYFPCEPVWWVFSPFALAQSPGFLNVAV, from the coding sequence ATGGCCGAGTCGCAAACCGCCTTCGAACTGCTGCTCGAGATCGACCGGCGCTGCCGCCTGCTGGCCGCCGACCTGCCCTCCCAGGAAACCCGCCAGCACGGCTGGAGCGGCATCGGTTTCCGTCTTGGCGAGCGCTGGTACGTCGCGCCGATGGGCGAGGTCAGCGAAGTCCTGCACGAGCCGCGCTACACCCAGCTGCCTGGGGTCAAGCCCTGGGTCAGGGGCGTAGCCAACCTGCGCGGGCGGCTGCTGCCGGTGATGGACCTGTGCGGATTCTTCGGCCACGAACTGTCGGCCTTGCGCAAGCAGCGGCGCGTGCTGGTGGTCGAGCACAAGGACATCTTCGCCGGCCTGATGGTGGATGAAGTGGCCGGCATGCAGCATTTCGCGCCGAGCAGCCTGGAAACGACCGCCGACGGTAGCGAACAGGGCGCCATCACGCCGTACCTGCGGGGGTATTTCCCGTGTGAGCCGGTGTGGTGGGTCTTCAGTCCCTTCGCCCTGGCGCAGTCGCCGGGGTTCCTGAATGTGGCAGTTTAA
- a CDS encoding methyl-accepting chemotaxis protein gives MEGSRSRSQIIVLFIALIVFIMLLFANFAYLNTQATYDKQYIGHAGELRVLSQRIAKNATEAAAGKAAAFKLLGDARNDFAQRWGYLKKGDPATGLPAAPIAVREEMHAVQQDWDKLLHNADAILASEQTVLSLHQVAATLAETVPQLQVEYEKVVEILLQRGAPAAQVAMAQRQSLLAERILGAVNTVLAGDENAVQAADAFGRDAARFGQVLSGMLQGNPSLKISQVEDRDARARLTEISELFQFVSGSVDEILETSPELFQVRESASNIFSLSQTLLDEASRLAIGFENLAGGRSLDTIGGYVLGLAALASIILIGLVMVRETNRQLHETAEKNERNQNAIMRLLDEIEDLADGDLTVTASVTEDFTGTIADSINYSVDQLRDLVATINLTAGQVAGAVQETQATAMQLAEASEHQAQQISEASMAINEMAQSIDQVSANAAESSAVAERSVEIANKGNEVVHNTIHGMDNIREQIQDTAKRIKRLGESSQEIGDIVSLIDDIADQTNILALNAAIQASMAGDAGRGFAVVADEVQRLAERSSAATRQIENLVRAIQTDTNEAVISMEQTTSEVVRGARLAQDAGVALEEIEGVSKTLAALIQSISNAAQQQTSSAGQISLTMNVIQQITSQTSSGSTATAESIGNLAKMASQLRRSVSGFTLPASREQTPRENR, from the coding sequence ATGGAAGGATCGCGCAGCCGCTCGCAGATCATCGTGCTGTTCATCGCGCTGATCGTGTTCATCATGCTGCTGTTCGCCAACTTCGCTTACCTCAACACCCAGGCTACCTACGACAAGCAGTACATCGGCCATGCCGGCGAGCTGCGGGTGCTGTCCCAGCGCATCGCCAAGAACGCCACGGAAGCCGCCGCCGGCAAGGCCGCGGCATTCAAGCTGCTGGGCGATGCGCGCAACGATTTCGCCCAGCGCTGGGGCTACCTGAAAAAAGGCGACCCGGCCACCGGGCTGCCCGCCGCGCCGATCGCGGTGCGCGAGGAAATGCACGCCGTGCAGCAGGACTGGGACAAGCTGCTGCACAACGCCGACGCGATCCTGGCCAGCGAACAGACGGTGCTGTCCCTGCACCAGGTGGCCGCGACCCTCGCGGAAACCGTGCCGCAGTTGCAGGTCGAGTATGAAAAGGTCGTGGAAATCCTCCTCCAGCGCGGCGCCCCGGCGGCCCAGGTGGCCATGGCGCAGCGCCAGTCGCTGCTGGCCGAGCGCATCCTCGGTGCGGTGAACACCGTGCTGGCGGGCGACGAGAACGCGGTGCAGGCCGCCGATGCCTTCGGTCGCGACGCGGCGCGCTTCGGCCAGGTGCTCAGCGGCATGCTCCAGGGCAATCCGAGCCTGAAGATCAGCCAGGTCGAGGACCGCGACGCGCGGGCGCGCTTGACCGAGATCAGCGAGCTGTTCCAGTTCGTTTCCGGCTCGGTGGACGAAATCCTCGAGACCTCGCCCGAGCTGTTCCAGGTCCGCGAGTCGGCGAGCAATATCTTCAGCCTGTCTCAGACCCTGCTCGACGAAGCCTCGCGCCTGGCCATCGGTTTCGAGAACCTGGCCGGCGGGCGTTCGCTGGACACCATCGGCGGTTATGTCCTGGGCTTGGCCGCGCTGGCCTCGATCATCCTGATCGGCCTGGTGATGGTCCGCGAAACCAATCGCCAGTTGCACGAAACCGCGGAGAAGAACGAACGCAACCAGAACGCGATCATGCGTTTGCTGGACGAAATCGAGGACCTGGCCGACGGCGACCTGACGGTGACCGCTTCGGTGACCGAGGACTTCACCGGCACCATCGCCGACTCGATCAACTATTCCGTCGATCAGTTGCGCGACCTGGTGGCGACCATCAACCTCACCGCCGGTCAGGTCGCCGGGGCGGTGCAGGAAACCCAGGCCACCGCCATGCAACTGGCCGAAGCCTCGGAGCATCAGGCCCAGCAGATTTCCGAAGCCTCGATGGCGATCAACGAGATGGCCCAGTCGATCGACCAGGTGTCGGCCAACGCCGCCGAGTCTTCGGCGGTGGCCGAGCGCTCGGTGGAGATCGCCAACAAGGGCAACGAGGTGGTGCACAACACCATTCACGGCATGGACAACATTCGCGAGCAGATCCAGGACACCGCCAAGCGCATCAAGCGCCTGGGCGAGTCGTCCCAGGAAATCGGCGATATTGTCAGCCTGATCGATGACATTGCCGACCAGACCAATATCCTGGCGCTCAATGCGGCGATCCAGGCGTCCATGGCCGGGGATGCCGGGCGCGGTTTCGCGGTGGTGGCCGACGAGGTGCAGCGCCTCGCGGAGCGTTCTTCGGCGGCCACCCGGCAGATCGAGAACCTGGTGCGGGCGATCCAGACCGACACCAACGAGGCGGTGATCTCCATGGAGCAGACCACCTCGGAAGTGGTGCGCGGTGCGCGGCTGGCGCAGGATGCGGGGGTGGCCCTGGAGGAAATCGAAGGCGTCTCCAAGACCCTGGCGGCGCTGATCCAGAGCATCTCCAACGCGGCCCAGCAGCAGACGTCGTCGGCCGGACAGATATCCTTGACGATGAACGTGATCCAGCAGATCACTTCACAGACTTCGTCCGGCTCGACCGCGACGGCCGAAAGCATCGGTAACCTGGCGAAAATGGCCAGCCAACTGCGGCGCTCGGTGTCCGGCTTCACCTTGCCGGCGAGTCGCGAGCAGACGCCGCGGGAAAACCGCTGA